A genomic region of bacterium contains the following coding sequences:
- a CDS encoding PIN domain-containing protein produces MIDTSVWIEYFKEKESKRGDEVKRLLEENRIVITGSIMAELLQGAREEKDLEKLKEAIISLPFLKEETSIWEEVGRLSFD; encoded by the coding sequence ATCATTGATACCTCTGTTTGGATTGAATATTTTAAGGAGAAAGAATCTAAAAGGGGAGATGAGGTAAAGAGGCTTTTAGAAGAAAATAGGATAGTAATCACGGGAAGCATAATGGCAGAGCTTCTTCAGGGGGCAAGGGAAGAAAAAGATTTGGAAAAATTAAAAGAAGCAATTATTTCTCTTCCTTTTCTTAAGGAAGAAACCTCCATTTGGGAAGAGGTTGGCAGGCTTTCCTTTGATTAA